Proteins encoded by one window of Thermobaculum terrenum ATCC BAA-798:
- a CDS encoding protein kinase domain-containing protein: MLNNRYELLQPLGQGGMAKVYLAKDRFLGRRVAVKILHPSLSDDHRFLARFRREAEAAAALNHPHIVSVYDVGNDGNLHYIVMEYVEGLNLKELIVQNGALSPRRAVDIAWQVANALQYAHEHGLVHRDIKPHNIIVAPSGIVKVTDFGIAKVTTEATLTEETVTLGTAQYLSPEQAQNGPVTPRTDIYQLGVVLYEAVTGFVPFPGENPIAVALAHVKEEPVRPTLLHTDVSQDLENIILKAMAKNPKDRFASAEEMAQALQRWESRSLPTSTGYDISTNRGISSIRDSKSYSSTAKVSGSSGCITKLVGIITIGVILSAIPIAVLLYNSNDRASQTPAIEEKPIVVTATPTSNGSSQNTTLRSANR; the protein is encoded by the coding sequence GTGCTGAACAATAGATACGAGCTGCTTCAACCGCTAGGCCAAGGCGGGATGGCTAAGGTATATCTAGCCAAAGACAGGTTTCTGGGGAGGAGAGTAGCAGTCAAAATACTACATCCATCCCTGAGCGATGACCACAGATTCCTAGCTAGATTTAGGAGGGAAGCCGAGGCGGCTGCGGCGCTAAATCATCCACATATAGTAAGCGTGTACGACGTTGGTAACGACGGCAACCTTCATTACATAGTGATGGAATATGTTGAGGGGCTGAATCTTAAGGAGCTGATAGTCCAGAATGGAGCTCTATCCCCAAGAAGAGCGGTAGATATCGCTTGGCAAGTTGCCAATGCCCTGCAGTACGCGCATGAACATGGCTTGGTACACAGAGACATCAAGCCTCACAATATAATTGTAGCTCCTAGCGGTATAGTAAAAGTCACAGACTTCGGGATAGCAAAAGTCACCACGGAGGCAACTCTTACCGAAGAAACTGTCACCCTAGGTACAGCTCAGTACCTTTCACCAGAACAAGCCCAGAACGGTCCTGTAACTCCCAGAACGGACATCTACCAGCTTGGCGTAGTACTATACGAGGCCGTGACTGGGTTCGTGCCTTTTCCAGGCGAAAATCCCATTGCAGTAGCTTTAGCCCATGTTAAGGAAGAGCCTGTTAGACCCACACTTCTTCATACTGACGTCTCTCAAGATCTAGAGAACATCATACTCAAGGCTATGGCCAAAAACCCTAAGGACAGATTTGCATCTGCCGAAGAAATGGCCCAGGCCCTTCAGAGATGGGAATCCAGATCGCTTCCTACATCAACGGGCTACGACATTAGCACCAATCGAGGAATATCCTCTATAAGAGACAGTAAAAGTTATTCCTCCACAGCCAAGGTTTCGGGTTCTAGCGGCTGTATAACGAAACTGGTAGGAATAATAACCATCGGGGTAATATTGAGTGCTATTCCTATAGCTGTACTCTTGTATAACAGTAACGATAGAGCTAGCCAAACTCCAGCTATCGAGGAAAAACCTATAGTCGTCACTGCCACCCCGACGTCAAACGGAAGCAGTCAGAATACAACACTAAGATCTGCTAACAGATAA
- a CDS encoding helicase C-terminal domain-containing protein, producing the protein MAAERIFVALDLEMTGHDPEQDEIIQIGAVKFTQTRVLGRWGTLVRPKVKLPFRIARLTGINPNDLNKAPVFDAVKDKLRSFVGDHPIVGHSIGNDLSFLAKQGLALDNPSLDTWELAMLLMPSLNAYSLQGVASALGVSVDNHHDALADAEITRQVFLGLLARLRRLNPKLVTQVIRLTDNVDWPMKMVFQTLYEEVWQSQAARPSGNIGSLLASKGITEEDITSNLLSEPPRPSPLQPKEVTEYLDESYIESIFSPGGELSKTFPGYEVRDQQIDMALEVVRSINNSKHLVVEAGTGTGKSLAYLIPSAIFALKNNQRVVISTDTINLQDQLYNKDIPAVRKLLGGKGKDLRVSLVKGRNNYLCLNRWERFLRSGINTPEEAKFAVKVLLWLQTTITGDVSELPLTSDEKQFWQRVSATEETCTTRVCRNRKGRQCFLFRARVEAESSHLVVINHALLLSDLASNNSVLPNYDYLIIDEAHRLEDQATNHLGFEVDSRALHELLNRVMDNSNPVRPEGISARLPVHMQGSRASNASVEQVTNIAMRLAQRTERTRARVDEFFASLGRLLPASMGMQNGYDEHLRLTAEVRGGEQWEGVLLAWENLKLTLRELVDEVHHCGELLEGLEGLHIAEYEELLAEVQAIEVFLQDYIHEMNSIITAPTENDVTWISYSHRYGTITLHKAPLDVGGILQEELYSKKKAVILTSATLTTDRNFDYVTGRLGLYEFQQLMLGSPFNYQETALLLVPTDIPEPGTAGYQDAVESLVAELVLAAEGRTMVLFTSHSAVQATQKAIYRELARHDILVLSQGEGSRHRLLQQFKSNPRTVLIGTRSFWEGVDVVGDALSLLIIAKLPFEVPNEPVFVARSETFADAFNDYAIPQAILRLKQGFGRLIRSKTDRGVVVILDKRVLTKRYGVKFLTSLPNCKMQKGPARLLAPEVKRWLGQNSEERLSVSRS; encoded by the coding sequence ATGGCAGCTGAAAGAATATTTGTCGCCCTGGATCTTGAGATGACAGGGCATGATCCAGAACAGGATGAGATTATTCAGATAGGTGCGGTTAAGTTCACGCAGACCAGGGTTCTTGGGAGATGGGGAACGCTTGTGAGACCTAAGGTCAAGCTTCCTTTTCGTATAGCAAGGCTCACGGGCATAAATCCTAATGATCTCAATAAAGCTCCGGTCTTTGACGCGGTAAAGGATAAGCTGAGATCCTTTGTAGGGGATCATCCCATTGTTGGTCATAGCATTGGGAATGACTTATCCTTTCTTGCTAAGCAAGGCTTAGCTCTTGATAATCCAAGCTTAGATACCTGGGAGCTAGCCATGCTTTTAATGCCTAGTCTTAACGCTTATTCTTTGCAGGGGGTTGCCTCTGCATTAGGTGTATCCGTTGACAATCACCATGATGCCTTAGCGGATGCAGAGATCACCAGACAAGTGTTCCTGGGTTTGCTTGCCAGGTTGAGGCGATTGAATCCAAAACTAGTTACTCAAGTAATCAGGCTTACGGATAATGTTGATTGGCCGATGAAGATGGTCTTTCAGACGCTGTATGAAGAGGTTTGGCAGTCACAGGCAGCTCGTCCTTCTGGCAACATAGGATCCTTACTGGCATCTAAGGGGATAACTGAAGAAGACATAACAAGTAATTTGTTATCAGAACCACCCAGGCCTTCCCCTCTACAACCCAAAGAGGTTACCGAATATCTGGATGAGTCATATATAGAATCCATTTTCTCGCCTGGTGGAGAGCTATCCAAAACTTTTCCTGGTTATGAAGTGCGAGACCAGCAAATAGATATGGCCCTAGAAGTGGTCAGGAGTATTAACAATAGCAAACACCTCGTTGTAGAAGCTGGTACTGGAACAGGAAAGTCCCTAGCCTACCTTATCCCAAGTGCCATATTTGCTCTTAAGAATAACCAGCGGGTGGTAATATCTACTGATACTATCAACTTGCAGGATCAGCTTTATAACAAGGATATTCCTGCCGTTAGGAAGCTACTTGGAGGTAAGGGTAAAGATCTAAGAGTTAGCTTAGTAAAGGGTAGAAATAATTACCTTTGTCTGAACAGGTGGGAAAGGTTTCTAAGATCGGGAATAAATACACCGGAAGAAGCCAAGTTTGCGGTAAAGGTACTATTATGGCTGCAGACCACGATCACAGGTGATGTATCTGAGCTGCCGTTGACCTCGGATGAGAAGCAATTCTGGCAAAGAGTATCTGCTACTGAGGAGACTTGCACGACAAGGGTTTGCCGAAACCGAAAGGGAAGGCAATGTTTCTTGTTCCGAGCTAGAGTAGAAGCTGAGTCCTCTCACCTGGTAGTAATAAATCACGCATTATTACTCTCTGATCTTGCTTCAAACAACTCCGTACTTCCCAACTACGATTACCTGATAATCGACGAAGCTCATAGACTAGAAGATCAGGCTACCAATCATCTTGGCTTTGAGGTAGATAGTAGGGCGTTACATGAGCTGCTCAACAGGGTGATGGATAACTCTAATCCCGTCCGTCCAGAAGGTATATCCGCCAGATTGCCAGTCCATATGCAGGGCAGTCGTGCTTCCAACGCAAGCGTGGAGCAAGTAACCAACATAGCCATGAGGCTTGCTCAGAGGACCGAAAGAACCAGAGCCAGGGTGGATGAGTTTTTCGCGAGCCTTGGTAGGCTGCTGCCTGCATCCATGGGGATGCAGAACGGCTATGATGAGCATCTGAGGTTGACTGCTGAGGTAAGGGGAGGGGAGCAATGGGAAGGGGTATTGCTAGCCTGGGAGAATCTCAAACTTACTCTCAGGGAGTTGGTGGATGAGGTACATCATTGTGGGGAGCTTCTGGAGGGCTTGGAGGGATTGCACATAGCAGAGTATGAGGAGTTGCTGGCGGAGGTGCAGGCCATAGAAGTCTTCCTGCAAGACTATATCCATGAGATGAATTCTATTATCACGGCACCTACAGAGAATGATGTAACATGGATCTCTTACTCACATAGGTACGGAACGATTACTTTGCATAAAGCTCCTTTGGATGTAGGAGGTATACTTCAGGAAGAGCTCTATTCTAAGAAGAAGGCGGTTATATTAACCTCAGCTACTCTGACTACTGATCGTAACTTTGATTATGTGACCGGGCGTCTGGGGTTATATGAATTCCAGCAACTTATGTTGGGGTCACCATTTAATTACCAAGAAACTGCTTTATTGCTAGTACCTACAGATATACCTGAGCCAGGCACAGCTGGATACCAGGATGCTGTGGAGTCCCTGGTGGCTGAGCTTGTGCTGGCTGCTGAGGGCAGGACAATGGTGCTCTTTACCTCTCACAGCGCAGTGCAGGCTACCCAAAAGGCTATCTATAGGGAGCTTGCAAGGCACGATATCCTCGTCCTCTCTCAGGGAGAAGGGTCTCGACACAGGTTACTCCAGCAGTTCAAGTCAAATCCTAGGACAGTTCTAATTGGCACTAGGTCCTTTTGGGAAGGCGTCGATGTAGTTGGTGATGCTCTTAGCCTGTTGATAATAGCCAAGCTACCCTTCGAGGTTCCTAATGAGCCTGTATTTGTGGCTAGAAGTGAGACTTTTGCTGATGCTTTCAATGACTATGCTATTCCTCAGGCCATACTTCGGTTGAAGCAGGGCTTCGGCAGATTAATCAGGAGCAAGACTGATAGAGGTGTGGTAGTCATACTGGATAAGAGGGTTCTTACCAAGAGATACGGAGTAAAATTCCTAACATCTCTACCTAACTGTAAGATGCAGAAAGGTCCAGCTCGATTACTAGCTCCTGAAGTTAAGAGGTGGTTAGGTCAGAATTCAGAGGAACGATTATCTGTTAGCAGATCTTAG
- a CDS encoding BON domain-containing protein, with product MGDDRRDLSHKVPKEQEREDVDVPSEIPVPDETFDEDTLRLNNDETDFTTDETSSAIISSEEAEPYFPPTDPVIEPKANDEGGADVLGGFSSGNDESLLSDYDEDQILEVPDDELTQRVIDTLRRDATTADLDIDVYARDGVVILRGRVPTIMDAENAESVASNVPGVIEVREELEVDTQ from the coding sequence ATGGGTGATGATAGACGAGATTTGTCTCATAAGGTGCCGAAAGAACAGGAAAGGGAAGATGTAGATGTGCCTTCTGAGATTCCTGTACCTGATGAAACCTTTGATGAGGACACCTTACGACTTAATAACGACGAGACGGATTTTACAACAGATGAAACATCTTCTGCCATTATATCCTCTGAAGAGGCCGAACCTTACTTCCCCCCGACCGATCCTGTGATAGAGCCAAAAGCTAACGACGAAGGCGGTGCTGATGTATTGGGGGGATTCTCCTCTGGAAACGATGAATCACTGCTTAGTGATTATGACGAAGATCAGATATTGGAAGTACCTGATGACGAGCTTACACAGCGAGTGATCGATACCTTGAGGCGAGATGCCACAACGGCAGATCTTGATATAGATGTGTACGCTCGTGATGGTGTCGTTATACTTAGAGGTAGAGTTCCTACTATTATGGACGCTGAGAATGCAGAGTCAGTTGCTAGCAACGTCCCAGGAGTAATAGAAGTAAGAGAGGAGCTAGAAGTAGATACTCAGTAG
- a CDS encoding MraY family glycosyltransferase — protein MGWLVYPSPRRIHKVPTPHVGGLALYLAFTLVIASFALVGQVSSYHAIAIVGFSTALTLLGFADDLYDLSAGIRLLFQVACAIAVAAGFGIMIQSVTLPILGTIYLDRTISGYMFTIFWIVGMIQTANLSDGIDGLTAGLSTIFSVFLLLVAIRLGQYELGIYASTLAGVSLGFLRYNFAPAKIFMGDSGAYFLGFLMAVLSILGSAKLTTALLVMGVPIADVAYSIIRRIRAGVVIHMADKEHLHQKLVTLGLSQRVTAIIFYIIAILFGAAGLIRTREIRILALASLFVLAAIIILYVDRRSRFIQSKHIESKEN, from the coding sequence ATGGGCTGGCTAGTTTACCCATCACCTAGGAGGATACATAAGGTACCAACACCACACGTTGGAGGATTAGCTTTATACTTAGCATTCACATTAGTAATAGCTTCGTTCGCTCTTGTAGGGCAAGTATCTTCTTATCATGCGATAGCGATAGTGGGATTTAGCACAGCCCTCACGCTTTTGGGCTTTGCGGATGACCTCTACGATCTGAGTGCCGGTATACGCTTACTTTTTCAGGTAGCGTGCGCCATAGCTGTAGCTGCAGGATTTGGAATCATGATCCAAAGCGTAACGCTGCCAATTTTAGGGACTATCTATCTTGATAGAACTATATCAGGATACATGTTCACGATCTTTTGGATAGTTGGGATGATCCAGACAGCGAATCTCTCAGACGGCATAGATGGCCTAACTGCAGGTCTATCTACCATTTTCTCCGTGTTCTTATTGCTAGTAGCCATAAGGCTAGGACAATACGAGTTAGGTATTTATGCCTCGACACTTGCAGGGGTGTCCTTAGGATTCCTAAGATACAACTTTGCACCAGCTAAGATCTTTATGGGGGATTCAGGAGCTTACTTCTTGGGATTCCTGATGGCCGTATTATCTATACTAGGTAGCGCAAAGCTCACGACTGCCCTGTTGGTGATGGGAGTACCAATCGCTGATGTGGCCTATAGTATTATCAGGAGAATTCGAGCTGGTGTCGTCATACATATGGCAGACAAGGAGCATCTGCATCAAAAGCTTGTAACTTTGGGGCTATCTCAAAGAGTCACTGCGATCATCTTCTACATAATAGCCATACTATTCGGGGCAGCTGGGCTAATCCGCACCAGAGAAATAAGGATACTAGCGCTGGCAAGTCTATTTGTACTTGCTGCGATTATTATCCTATATGTAGATAGAAGATCTAGGTTCATACAGAGTAAACACATAGAATCAAAAGAAAATTAG
- the uvrA gene encoding excinuclease ABC subunit UvrA, which yields MPPDKISIRGAREHNLKNISLDIPRDKLVVLTGLSGSGKSSLAFDTIYAEGQRRYVESLSAYARQFLGQMEKPDVDLIEGLSPAISIDQKGTTRNPRSTVGTVTEIYDYLRLLFARVGHPHCPNCGREISGQTVEEITDAVLRLPNGTRLMILAPVVRGRKGEYSSLFADLMKKGFVRARVDGQIHNLDEPIQLERYKSHTIEVVVDRIVIRHGDEEGSSERQRLADSIETALRLAEGLVVVSVIDGEDMLFSENNACPVCGISVGVLEPRTFSFNSPHGACPECTGLGSMLEFDPELIIKSPDTSIIDGALEPLTKMGQNTSAYYMDVVTAVCEQYSIPMDVPVSQLTEDKLKILMYGAPDPVIVRHHRRRFEVKFDGVVSILRKRYKETGSDYIRQELERYMSNRPCPVCKGARLKPEALAVTVAGKNIVQITAMSIREALAFIQYLSGHTGETPLTKRESLIAAPILKEIRERLGFLVDVGLDYLTLDRSANTLAGGEAQRIRLATQIGSSLMGVIYILDEPSIGLHQRDNTRLINTLIKLRDLGNTVLVVEHDEDTMRAADWIVDLGPGAGEHGGEVIAQGTVEDIERSEKSITGAYLSGRKSIRVPSRRREGNGKFLRIVGARENNLKNIDVEIPLGKFICVTGVSGSGKSTLVNDILYRRLAQEFYGSKDKPGDHDRIEGIHYLDKVIDIDQSPIGRTPRSNPATYTGVFTYIREVFSKVPEARARGYQPGRFSFNVKGGRCEACKGEGIIQIEMQFLPDVYVPCEVCHGKRYNREALEIKYKGYSIADVLEMTAEHAMEFFENIPAIRNKLETLCAVGLGYIKLGQPATTLSGGEAQRVKLATELSKRATGKTLYILDEPTTGLHFADVDKLLNVLQRLTDAGNTVLVIEHNLDVIKCADWIIDLGPEGGEGGGQVIAQGTPEDVAMCEHSYTGQYLRPMLERDLELRAVS from the coding sequence ATGCCTCCTGATAAGATCAGTATACGTGGTGCTCGTGAACATAACCTCAAGAATATATCCTTGGATATACCAAGAGATAAGCTCGTAGTTCTAACTGGGCTTTCTGGCTCGGGGAAAAGTAGTTTAGCTTTTGATACTATCTATGCAGAAGGCCAGAGGCGTTATGTAGAGAGTCTCTCTGCCTATGCTAGGCAGTTCCTAGGGCAGATGGAAAAGCCCGATGTAGACCTCATAGAGGGTCTCTCTCCAGCCATATCTATCGATCAGAAGGGAACAACCCGTAATCCCAGGTCAACCGTGGGTACCGTCACAGAAATCTATGACTATTTGCGTCTGCTGTTTGCTCGTGTTGGACATCCTCACTGCCCTAATTGTGGGAGGGAGATAAGTGGTCAGACCGTAGAGGAGATCACGGACGCTGTTTTGAGGCTTCCTAATGGTACGAGGTTGATGATACTAGCCCCAGTTGTGAGGGGCAGAAAGGGCGAGTACTCATCGCTATTTGCCGACTTGATGAAGAAAGGTTTTGTTAGGGCTAGAGTGGATGGGCAAATACATAACCTGGACGAACCCATTCAACTTGAGCGTTATAAATCTCATACCATTGAAGTAGTAGTCGATCGAATTGTTATAAGGCATGGAGATGAAGAAGGATCTTCTGAGAGGCAAAGGCTGGCCGATTCTATCGAAACTGCCTTGCGATTGGCCGAAGGCCTAGTAGTTGTTTCTGTAATAGATGGGGAAGATATGTTGTTCTCTGAGAACAACGCTTGTCCTGTTTGTGGTATAAGTGTCGGAGTTCTTGAGCCACGTACATTTAGCTTCAATAGTCCACATGGCGCATGCCCCGAATGTACTGGCCTTGGGAGCATGCTAGAGTTTGATCCAGAGCTGATAATCAAGTCTCCTGATACATCAATAATAGATGGAGCCCTCGAACCCCTAACAAAGATGGGCCAGAATACCTCTGCTTATTACATGGACGTAGTTACTGCCGTATGTGAGCAGTATTCCATACCCATGGATGTACCCGTCTCACAACTGACTGAAGATAAATTGAAGATACTGATGTACGGTGCACCTGACCCGGTTATCGTGCGCCACCATAGAAGACGATTTGAAGTTAAGTTTGATGGTGTGGTTTCTATACTGCGTAAGCGCTACAAGGAGACGGGATCAGATTATATCAGGCAGGAGCTCGAAAGATATATGTCTAATAGGCCCTGCCCAGTGTGCAAAGGTGCAAGGCTGAAGCCCGAAGCTCTAGCAGTTACAGTTGCTGGTAAGAACATAGTACAGATAACTGCTATGAGTATCCGGGAGGCTTTAGCTTTTATCCAGTATCTATCTGGCCATACCGGGGAAACTCCCCTTACAAAGAGAGAGTCTCTAATAGCTGCACCAATACTCAAGGAAATTCGTGAGAGGTTGGGCTTTCTAGTAGATGTTGGGCTTGACTATCTCACCCTTGATAGGTCTGCAAACACCTTGGCTGGAGGAGAGGCTCAGCGTATCAGGTTAGCTACCCAAATAGGTAGCAGCCTTATGGGAGTTATCTATATCCTTGATGAGCCCAGCATAGGTTTGCACCAGAGAGATAACACTAGACTGATAAACACACTGATCAAGCTTCGAGACCTGGGAAACACTGTATTGGTGGTTGAGCATGACGAAGATACCATGCGCGCGGCTGACTGGATAGTCGATTTGGGTCCAGGGGCTGGCGAACATGGAGGAGAGGTCATTGCTCAAGGTACAGTTGAGGATATTGAGAGATCTGAAAAGTCTATAACGGGGGCTTATTTGTCTGGCAGGAAATCTATTAGAGTACCTTCTAGAAGAAGAGAAGGTAATGGTAAATTCCTGCGCATAGTGGGAGCACGCGAGAACAATCTGAAGAATATAGATGTCGAGATACCTTTAGGAAAGTTCATATGTGTAACTGGTGTGTCAGGATCAGGCAAGAGCACCCTGGTCAACGATATCCTTTACAGGCGTCTGGCTCAGGAGTTCTACGGCTCGAAGGACAAGCCCGGAGATCATGACAGGATAGAAGGAATTCATTACCTGGATAAGGTGATCGACATAGATCAATCTCCTATTGGGAGGACACCTAGATCTAATCCGGCCACATATACGGGAGTGTTTACTTATATTCGTGAAGTGTTCTCAAAGGTCCCTGAGGCTAGGGCTAGGGGTTATCAGCCTGGGCGTTTCAGCTTCAACGTAAAAGGAGGTCGGTGCGAGGCCTGTAAAGGTGAGGGTATCATCCAGATAGAGATGCAATTCCTACCTGATGTCTACGTGCCTTGCGAAGTGTGTCATGGCAAGCGGTACAATCGCGAGGCACTTGAGATCAAGTACAAGGGTTATTCCATAGCCGATGTTCTTGAGATGACGGCTGAGCATGCGATGGAGTTCTTCGAAAATATACCAGCGATCAGGAACAAATTGGAGACTTTGTGTGCGGTTGGCCTCGGATACATCAAACTGGGTCAGCCAGCCACAACTCTGTCTGGGGGAGAAGCACAGAGAGTGAAGCTAGCCACAGAGCTCTCTAAGAGAGCCACAGGTAAAACGCTCTACATTCTAGATGAACCCACAACGGGATTGCACTTTGCCGATGTAGATAAGCTCTTAAATGTACTACAAAGGCTGACTGATGCTGGTAATACAGTTCTGGTTATAGAACATAACCTTGATGTGATTAAGTGTGCAGACTGGATAATAGATCTTGGTCCTGAAGGTGGAGAAGGCGGAGGGCAAGTGATTGCTCAGGGTACTCCGGAAGATGTCGCTATGTGCGAACATTCCTATACCGGCCAGTATCTCAGACCTATGCTTGAGAGAGACTTGGAATTAAGAGCTGTCAGCTAA
- the leuS gene encoding leucine--tRNA ligase: MVDKPDVSVQSPNNNDIHAIEAKWRQRWQQTQIYKTDLRDESKPKYYNLMEFPYPSGEGLHVGHVYTYSGADTNGRYRRMRGYNVFEPMGFDAFGIHSENYALKLGINPMVLTQRTVSRFREQMNRLGCMWDWSHEVNTSQPNYYKWTQWLFLQMYKAGLAVRKSAPVNWCPQCLTVLANEQVINGRCERCDTEVIQREMVQWFFKITDYAERLLNDLDKLDWPEVSKRLQRNWIGRSEGAELIFTIESTGDKVPVFTTRPDTVFGATYVVLAPEHPLVDKITTPECREAVQAYKEATMREREIERLSLEKEKTGVFTGAYAINPANGERIPVWIADYVLMTYGTGAIMAVPAHDERDHEFAKKFGLPIVEVVQSPEGVEEQAYIGPGQMKNSGQFDGMPNEEAKKAITDWLAERGLGKHTVTYRLRDWLISRQRYWGPPIPIIYCDNCGEVPVPEDQLPVELPYIENFRPTGTGKSPLALVEEFYKTECPNCGGPAVRETDVSDTFLDSSWYYLRYPSTEFDDRPFDRDITRKWLPVDSYMGGKEHIVLHHLYSRFVTKVLYDLGYLEFDEPFTRLRLHGIITHLGAKMSKSRGNVVNPDEYIEKYGADALRTYLLFMGPYEDDNEFSVHGVQGVSRFLNRLYSLVDSRHDYGNGPGVDMKMLHRTIDRVTRGIEDLKYHTSIAALMEMSNWIADVRSEMTKEQLDTALKNLVLMLAPIAPHTAEELWERLGGAYSVHIQPWPEYDPSQLVEETVTIVVQVNGKVRDKLELPYNVAQEEAQRAALESEKVRAHLDGKSVKNVIWVPGKLINIVVG; the protein is encoded by the coding sequence ATGGTCGATAAGCCTGATGTAAGCGTTCAATCTCCAAACAATAACGACATTCATGCTATAGAGGCCAAGTGGCGTCAAAGGTGGCAGCAAACCCAGATCTATAAAACTGATCTTAGGGATGAATCTAAGCCCAAGTACTACAACTTGATGGAGTTCCCATATCCTTCGGGGGAAGGGCTGCACGTAGGACATGTTTACACATATAGCGGAGCCGATACCAACGGTCGCTATAGACGTATGCGGGGCTACAACGTGTTTGAGCCCATGGGGTTTGATGCCTTTGGTATCCACTCTGAGAACTATGCATTGAAACTAGGAATAAATCCCATGGTGCTGACTCAGCGTACTGTGTCCCGCTTTAGGGAGCAGATGAACAGGCTGGGCTGTATGTGGGATTGGTCGCACGAGGTGAATACCAGCCAGCCTAATTACTATAAGTGGACACAATGGCTGTTTCTGCAAATGTACAAGGCGGGTTTGGCCGTACGTAAGAGTGCGCCCGTCAACTGGTGTCCTCAATGCCTAACAGTATTAGCCAATGAGCAGGTAATAAATGGGCGCTGTGAGCGGTGCGACACTGAGGTCATCCAGCGTGAGATGGTGCAGTGGTTTTTCAAAATCACTGATTATGCTGAACGGTTGCTCAATGATCTAGATAAGCTGGATTGGCCTGAGGTATCTAAGAGACTACAAAGAAATTGGATAGGTCGAAGTGAAGGAGCAGAGCTCATATTCACCATCGAAAGTACAGGTGATAAGGTGCCTGTTTTCACCACCAGGCCAGATACAGTCTTTGGGGCAACGTATGTAGTCCTGGCCCCGGAACACCCTCTGGTGGATAAAATAACCACTCCCGAATGCAGGGAGGCTGTACAAGCTTATAAAGAAGCAACTATGCGGGAGCGCGAGATAGAGAGGCTCTCGCTTGAGAAAGAGAAGACGGGAGTATTTACTGGAGCCTATGCCATAAATCCTGCTAATGGTGAGCGCATTCCCGTGTGGATAGCCGACTATGTACTAATGACATACGGGACTGGTGCGATTATGGCTGTGCCAGCTCATGACGAGCGTGACCATGAGTTCGCTAAGAAGTTCGGATTGCCTATAGTTGAGGTTGTCCAATCTCCCGAAGGCGTAGAGGAGCAGGCATATATAGGCCCTGGTCAAATGAAGAACAGTGGTCAATTTGATGGAATGCCCAATGAGGAAGCCAAGAAGGCTATTACTGACTGGCTTGCAGAAAGAGGGCTTGGGAAGCACACAGTCACCTACAGGTTGAGGGACTGGCTGATAAGCAGACAGAGATACTGGGGCCCACCTATACCGATTATATATTGCGATAATTGTGGGGAGGTGCCCGTACCCGAAGATCAGCTGCCTGTGGAATTGCCATATATTGAGAACTTCCGGCCCACAGGAACCGGTAAATCGCCTCTGGCCTTGGTCGAGGAGTTTTACAAGACAGAATGTCCCAATTGTGGAGGTCCTGCTGTACGCGAGACTGACGTCTCTGATACCTTCCTGGATTCCTCGTGGTACTACCTACGGTATCCATCTACAGAGTTTGATGATAGGCCATTTGATCGGGATATCACTCGTAAGTGGCTACCTGTTGACTCCTATATGGGAGGTAAGGAGCACATAGTCCTGCATCACTTGTACTCTAGGTTCGTTACCAAGGTTCTGTATGACCTGGGATATCTAGAGTTTGATGAGCCATTCACTCGATTGAGACTGCATGGCATCATAACTCACCTCGGGGCCAAGATGAGCAAGTCCAGGGGCAACGTTGTTAATCCCGATGAGTACATAGAGAAATATGGAGCCGATGCTCTAAGAACTTATCTACTTTTCATGGGTCCCTATGAGGATGATAATGAGTTTAGCGTGCATGGTGTTCAGGGTGTATCCAGGTTCCTCAACAGGCTTTATTCTCTGGTAGACTCCAGGCACGATTATGGTAATGGCCCCGGCGTAGACATGAAGATGCTACATCGTACCATCGATCGGGTAACCAGAGGTATCGAAGATTTGAAGTACCATACATCAATCGCTGCTCTGATGGAGATGTCCAATTGGATAGCGGATGTTCGCTCTGAGATGACTAAGGAGCAGCTAGATACTGCTTTGAAGAATTTGGTACTGATGTTGGCACCTATTGCTCCTCACACAGCTGAGGAACTTTGGGAAAGGTTGGGTGGAGCTTACAGCGTGCATATCCAACCTTGGCCTGAGTATGATCCTTCCCAGCTTGTAGAGGAGACAGTTACTATTGTTGTGCAAGTAAATGGTAAGGTTAGAGACAAGCTGGAATTGCCATACAACGTAGCTCAGGAAGAAGCTCAAAGAGCAGCCCTGGAAAGCGAGAAGGTTAGGGCTCATCTGGATGGGAAGAGCGTAAAGAACGTCATATGGGTACCAGGTAAGCTGATAAATATAGTAGTTGGCTAA